The stretch of DNA AGTCAGCGACAGGAATCCCACCGTACTCCTGGGAAAGGACCCCCGGTTATCAAGCGATTTTCTGGCCGCCGCATTTGCAGCAGGCTGCGCTTCCTGCGGCCTGGAAATCCATAAGATCGGTGTGATCACGACTCCCGGGATATCCTATCTTACTCAGTGCCGTGATTTTCTCTTCGGTGCAATGGTCTCTGCTTCGCACAACCCTTACCAGGACAATGGCATCAAGCTGTTTTCCTCCCGTGGAATCAAAATCCCTGACGCCTGGGAAGAGGAAATAGAGAGGCAGATTGATGACCACAACTTCAACCTGGCCGATTCCAAAGGGATCGGAAGGATCAAGACCGACGAAGGGCTCAAACAGGACTATCTTGACATGCTCAAATCACAGCTGGCCTCTTCTGCAAAGTTAAAGCGTGGCAGAGTTGTGATAGATTGCGCGAACGGCTCCACCTCAGCCATAGCCCGTGATGTGTTTCAGCATCTTTTCGCAGCTGTCTTCATCAACGACCATCCTGACGGCATCAACATCAATCAAAACTGCGGCTCCACCAGAATGCAGGTGCTCTGCGACAGAGTCCGCTCTGAGCGGGCTGACTTCGGATTCGCCTTCGACGGTGACGGAGACCGCGTGCTCTTCTGCGACGAGACCGGGGAAATCCTCGACGGTGACTATGTTTTAGCGATCTGTGCACTGGACATGAAGAAGCGGGGAACGCTTAAAAACAATCTCCTGATCGGCACTGTGATGACTAATCTGGGCATGATCAAAGCCATGGAAAAACAGGGCATCGAGGTACGCCTGGTGCAGGTAGGGGATAAATATGTTTATGAAGAAATGGTTAAATCCGCTGCCTCGCTTGGGGGAGAGCAATCAGGGCACATAATCTTCCCTGATCTGATTCAAACCGGCGACGGTCTGCTTACAGCTCTGAAATTTCTTCAGATAATCGGTGAGTCAGGAATACCGCTTTCAGAACACAGAAAAATTTTCTCTAAATATCCCCAAGCCCTTTTAAACCTGAGGATCAAAAACCGCAGCGACTATACTGAAAACCGCGAACTGCAGAAAACCCTCACAGACCTTGCAGATCAGCAGGGGCGCGATTCGCGACTGGTCGTGCGCCCGTCAGGCACTGAACCGCTTCTGCGGATCATGGTTGAGTCAAGGGACAAAAATTCACTCGATTTTTTACTTGAAAAAGCCGAAGGTATTATTAGGCAACATATTAAAGTTGAGGAGTGAAGTATTTTTCATGATTACTACTGATATGTTCCAGATTCTGCGGGACCTGGTTTTTTTCCAGGACTTTTCCGACAGAGAACTGCAGTCATTTCTTTCCATCTGCACAGATCGTGAATTCAAGCAGGGTGAAATCATATTCCATGAAGGTGTAGGCGGAGACGAATTTTACATCATTGTGACCGGCGAAGTCGCGATTATGAAAGAAACGGAATCAGGCCAGAAAGAATTGTTGTCAATCCTGGAAACAGGGAGCGTTTTCGGTGAAATGAGCATCATTGACAGCTCACCCCGTTCAGCGGGTTCAGAAGTAGCAAGCGACAAAGCCA from Candidatus Wallbacteria bacterium encodes:
- a CDS encoding cyclic nucleotide-binding domain-containing protein, which encodes MITTDMFQILRDLVFFQDFSDRELQSFLSICTDREFKQGEIIFHEGVGGDEFYIIVTGEVAIMKETESGQKELLSILETGSVFGEMSIIDSSPRSAGSEVASDKANLLVIKRAFLEELAKSDLDLAVKLMLTLIKYISERLRQTTERFALAQKMLRQMEN
- the glmM gene encoding phosphoglucosamine mutase, producing the protein MKKYFGTDGVRGLANKHPMTAEFALQLGMASACVIKGKVSDRNPTVLLGKDPRLSSDFLAAAFAAGCASCGLEIHKIGVITTPGISYLTQCRDFLFGAMVSASHNPYQDNGIKLFSSRGIKIPDAWEEEIERQIDDHNFNLADSKGIGRIKTDEGLKQDYLDMLKSQLASSAKLKRGRVVIDCANGSTSAIARDVFQHLFAAVFINDHPDGININQNCGSTRMQVLCDRVRSERADFGFAFDGDGDRVLFCDETGEILDGDYVLAICALDMKKRGTLKNNLLIGTVMTNLGMIKAMEKQGIEVRLVQVGDKYVYEEMVKSAASLGGEQSGHIIFPDLIQTGDGLLTALKFLQIIGESGIPLSEHRKIFSKYPQALLNLRIKNRSDYTENRELQKTLTDLADQQGRDSRLVVRPSGTEPLLRIMVESRDKNSLDFLLEKAEGIIRQHIKVEE